One segment of Carya illinoinensis cultivar Pawnee chromosome 13, C.illinoinensisPawnee_v1, whole genome shotgun sequence DNA contains the following:
- the LOC122291184 gene encoding uncharacterized mitochondrial protein AtMg00810-like has protein sequence MVGARPYKAPCVSGSKMSKFDNDLLIDPSEYHHIVEALQYVTITHPDIVYSVNQLYQHMQAPTSTHWTLAKRVIRYLKHTIDFGLHYKPSTIALHAFCDANWAGKPDDRHSSSGYGTYLGQCLVSWSSKKQLVVSRSSTEAKYRTLALTTTEVY, from the coding sequence ATGGTTGGTGCTCGACCTTACAAGGCTCCCTGCGTTTCGGGTTCGAAGATGTCTAAATTTGACAATGATTTATTGATCGATCCCTCTGAATATCACCATATTGTCGAGGCCCTACAGTATGTTACCATTACACATCCTGATATTGTATATTCCGTCAATCAGTTATATCAACATATGCAAGCTCCCACTAGCACCCATTGGACTTTGGCTAAAAGAGTCATTCGTTACTTAAAGCATACTATCGATTTTGGTCTTCATTATAAACCAAGCACTATTGCCTTACATGCCTTTTGTGATGCAAATTGGGCGGGTAAGCCAGATGATAGGCATTCTTCTAGTGGCTATGGCACCTATCTTGGACAATGTTTGGTTTCTTGGTCTTCTAAGAAACAACTTGTTGTTTCTCGATCCAGTACCGAAGCGAAGTATCGAACCTTGGCCTTAACAACAACTGAAGTATATTAG